From Aliamphritea hakodatensis:
ATTACGTAGCGCTTCGAGAAACTTGTCATACCATAATTGTTGTAACTGATCTCCCTGCTCGACAGCGGCCAGCGCCCGGGCGACCCTTTTCAGGGTGTCATCCGGGGTATGGTCTATGACGTCCCCCTGTTTCGATCGCAACCTGTATTTACTGTCCCAGATGTCCTGTGAGGCCGCCTGTAGGGCCAGTTGGGTTAAATCCGTTTCACATTCAGGTTGCAGGGTTTTCATGCACAGCTACTCCATGGGGCAGTAATTAACAGTAATATCCGACATACAACAAAACAGCATATCTAGTGCAGCGATACTAAACCTGACACCAGATATAGTTACTTGATATATATCAAGCTCAGTGAAGGAGACTAATAAAATGCTGTAAAGAAGGAGCCGGAAAACCTACCCGCCACAAAAGACAGTTATGCATTAACCACTAAAGATACCGGCCTAAAACAAAGGAAAAAATACAGAGAGAAAATAACTGAGAAAAAAGGAACTGAGAGAAAAGGAAATGAGAGGAAAGCACCTAAAACATCAGAAAAGCAGTGATACTGCAGCCGGACAGCTGCAGCTATCAGCAGTGAAACTGCAGGATTATTTATCGTCCATCAGGCTGGACATACTGAGATCAGGCAGATCTGCCTTGCCGACGATGATCATCACAACTCCGCTCATGAAGAAGAAAAAGGTCGAAGCCATAAAGCTGGCGGTTATCACATCTTCCATGCCCAGAGTCTGGGATTTCAGATAGGTCATTACCAGACAAACTAACGCGATCAGTTCACTGAGCACGCCCATCACCATAGAGGTCTTCTGAAAGATGCCTTTTTTCTTTTTGAGTGTTTCTGTCATGACTGCTGCTCACCGGGAAATAATAAGCCCTGATACTAGCAGCTGAGAAAAAAGCTGTTCGCTAAACAGAACGGTTCGTTGATCTGAGTCGGATAAAGTGGTCAGCAAAAATGACACCGTGGAAATGAGACGGCTATACGCGGCAACTTACGGTTACGGAAATAATGATCAGCCATAATGATAGCGGCACTGAACAATCACCAGATCATCATTCAGAATGGCATATACCAGCCGGTGCTCCCGGTCGATTCGCCGGGACCAGAATCCGGCCAGATCACCTTTTAATGCCTCTGGCTTCCCTAATCCGGCAAAAGGATTTCGGCGTATATCACCGATCAGCTGGTTAATCCGTTTAAGCTGTTTTTTATCGTGAGTCTGCCAATACAGATAGTCTTCCCAGGCATTCCCCGCAAACTTTACAGCCAGTTTGCTAGTCTTCTTCATCCTGAA
This genomic window contains:
- a CDS encoding Txe/YoeB family addiction module toxin, with translation MKKTSKLAVKFAGNAWEDYLYWQTHDKKQLKRINQLIGDIRRNPFAGLGKPEALKGDLAGFWSRRIDREHRLVYAILNDDLVIVQCRYHYG